In Capsicum annuum cultivar UCD-10X-F1 chromosome 7, UCD10Xv1.1, whole genome shotgun sequence, one genomic interval encodes:
- the LOC107878039 gene encoding 2,3-bisphosphoglycerate-independent phosphoglycerate mutase (The sequence of the model RefSeq protein was modified relative to this genomic sequence to represent the inferred CDS: added 41 bases not found in genome assembly) yields MGSSGDAWKLKDHPKLPKGKTVAVIVLDGWGEAKPNEYNAISVAETPVMDSLKKGAPEHWRLIKAHGNAVGLPTEDDMGNSEVGHNALGAGRIFAQGAKLVDQALASGKIYEGEGFKYIKECFDKGTLHLIGLLSDGGVHSRLDQLLLLLKGAAEHGAKRIRVHALTDGRDVLDGSSVGFMETLENTLAKLREQGVDARVASGGGRMYVTMDRYENDWDVVKRGWDAQVLGEAPLKFKDPVEAIKKLRQEPNANDQYLPPFVIVDDKAKPVGPILDGDAVVTFNFRADRMVMLAKALEYENFDKFDRVRVPKIHFAGMLQYDGELKLPSKYLVSPPEIGRTSGEYLVRNGIRTFACSETVKFGHVTFFWNGNRSGYFDEKLEEYVEIPSDSGITFNVKPKMQALEIAERTRDAILSHKFDQVRLNIPNGDMVGHTGDIKATIEACKAADDGVKMILDAIEQVGGIYLVTADHGNAEDMVKRNKKGEPLLDKNGNIQILTSHTCEPVPIAIGGPGLIPGVRFRTDLPTGGLANVAATFMNLHGFEAPSDYEPTLIEVVDN; encoded by the exons ATGGGTAGTTCAGGAGATGCATGGAAATTGAAGGACCATCCTAAACTTCCTAAAGGAAAAACTGTTGCTGTTATTGTTTTGGATGGCTGGGGTGAAGCTAAACCCAATGAATATAATGCTATCTCTGTTGCTGAAACTCCTGTTATGGACTCCCTCAAAaag GGTGCTCCTGAACATTGGAGATTGATTAAGGCACATGGGAATGCTGTGGGGCTACCTACAGAGGATGATATGGGTAATAGTGAAGTTGGTCATAATGCTCTTGGTGCTGGAAGGATCTTTGCTCAAGG TGCAAAGCTTGTTGACCAAGCCCTTGCCTCTGGGAAAATCTATGAAGGAGaaggttttaaatacattaaaGAATGTTTTGACAAAGGAACTCTACACCTCATTGGTCTCTTGAGTGATGGGGGTGTCCACTCCAGGCTTGACCAATTGCTG TTGTTGCTGAAGGGTGCTGCTGAGCATGGTGCCAAAAGAATTCGTGTGCATGCCCTCACTGATGGACGTGATGTTCTGGATGGTTCTAGTGTGGGCTTCATGGAGACCCTTGAGAATACTCTGGCAAAACTGCGTGAACAAGGTGTTGATGCCCGGGTTGCATCTGGTGGAGGCCGCATGTATGTTACCATGGATCGTTATGAG AATGATTGGGATGTTGTAAAAAGAGGTTGGGATGCTCAAGTTCTTGGTGAGGCTCCACTCAAGTTCAAGGATCCCGTTGAAGCAATTAAGAAGTTGAGGCAGGAACCCAATGCCAATGATCAGTACTTACCCCCTTTTGTTATTGTTGACGATAAGGCAAAGCCTGTTGGGCCGATTTTGGATGGTGATGCGGTTGTGACTTTCAACTTCAGAGCAGATCGTATGGTCATGCTTGCAAAGGCCCTTGAATACGAGAATTTCGATAAATTTGATCGTGTACGAGTCCCTAAAATCCATTTTGCTGGTATGCTCCAATATGATGGTGAGTTGAAGCTTCCTAGCAAATACCTTGTTTCTCCTCCAGAGATTGGCAGGACGTCTGGGGAGTATCTTGTGCGCAATGGCATTCGGACGTTTGCTTGCAG TGAGACTGTTAAATTTGGTCATGTTACCTTCTTTTGGAATGGAAACCGTTCTGGGTATTTTGATGAGAAGTTGGAAGAGTATGTGGAAATTCCAAGTGATAGTGGGATTACATTCAACGTTAAGCCAAAAATGCAGGCACTGGAGATTGCTGAAAGGACTAGGGATGCAATCCTTAGCCACAAATTTGACCAG GTACGGTTGAACATACCTAATGGTGATATGGTGGGGCATACTGGTGATATCAAAGCAACAATTGAAGCTTGCAAGGCTGCTGATGATGGTGTTAAG ATGATCCTTGATGCTATTGAACAAGTTGGTGGAATATATTTAGTTACTGCTGACCATGGAAATGCTGAAGATATGGTTAAGAGAAACAAGAAGGGAGAGCCATTACTTGACAAGAATGGAAACATTCAGATTCTTACTTCTCACACTTGTGAACCT gttccAATTGCAATTGGAGGCCCTGGACTTATACCTGGTGTGAGATTCCGCACAGATCTCCCCACTGGTGGGCTTGCAAATGTGGCTGCAACCTTTATGAATCTGCACGGCTTCGAGGCACCTA